In one Pseudomonas fitomaticsae genomic region, the following are encoded:
- a CDS encoding PA3715 family protein, with translation MFTPTRLLIVLGFLAVTTQAHAACEIKKFDGHSLSRCKVWPAFPDKAISAKSTFVSDSEGDHDGVFDLELSLLNAANAKPLANYVKPGAYNSDAIRFDDLKIDTARYRLASDVRAFGLRSDFADRLSRANPYAKTDLALYVREGSKLRPVLEGLVIRKEFGEGSGECETKDTKILRTVEIGSSSHNGFADLIVSSSGVVYTSTQSGKECVSKTTDLKKTQITLTYDGKQYTLPEDLRGY, from the coding sequence ATGTTTACCCCAACCCGACTTCTTATCGTCCTAGGCTTCCTGGCCGTAACCACTCAGGCCCACGCCGCCTGTGAGATCAAGAAATTCGACGGTCACTCCCTGTCACGCTGCAAAGTGTGGCCGGCCTTCCCGGACAAGGCGATCTCGGCAAAATCTACCTTCGTGTCCGACTCCGAAGGTGATCACGACGGCGTTTTCGATCTTGAGTTGTCGCTCCTCAACGCCGCGAATGCCAAGCCTTTGGCGAATTACGTCAAGCCTGGAGCCTATAACTCCGACGCGATCCGCTTCGATGACTTGAAGATCGATACCGCGCGATACCGTCTGGCGTCGGACGTTCGTGCCTTTGGCCTGCGTTCGGATTTCGCCGACCGTCTCTCAAGAGCCAACCCCTACGCGAAAACCGATCTGGCGCTGTATGTGCGCGAAGGCAGCAAGTTGCGACCGGTGCTGGAAGGTCTGGTCATTCGGAAAGAATTTGGCGAGGGTAGCGGGGAGTGCGAAACCAAGGACACGAAAATCCTCAGGACAGTGGAAATCGGCTCGTCCAGCCATAACGGGTTCGCTGATCTGATCGTCTCCTCAAGTGGTGTGGTGTACACCTCGACCCAGTCAGGCAAAGAGTGCGTTTCCAAAACCACCGACCTGAAGAAAACCCAAATCACCCTGACCTACGACGGCAAGCAATACACCCTCCCCGAAGACCTCAGAGGTTACTGA
- a CDS encoding PA3715 family protein: protein MTVKSGVMVGLALCGALMAGQVLADCVPAPVTGARDFSVCKAWPAYPGLTLKAVSKFTPDPVYGKTGDVGSYDLALSVVSVEGPEPLATYHKPSAFQSDAFALASVEFDTARYKLTPEIRAFGVRVVFKGSSRVNPMDETSLSLYVKDGNTLRPVLDRLVVYGYNGEWDGNCSGERASTLRTIEIGKTSSHGYADLIVKSVTTGTVGKGDPDACDEKTTTGKPVLTTLHYDGKSYVLPKGFKAIE, encoded by the coding sequence GTGACAGTGAAGTCTGGGGTGATGGTGGGGCTGGCGCTTTGTGGGGCGCTGATGGCGGGGCAGGTGTTGGCTGATTGTGTGCCTGCGCCGGTGACGGGCGCGCGGGACTTTTCAGTGTGCAAGGCGTGGCCCGCTTATCCTGGCTTGACGCTAAAGGCTGTCTCTAAATTTACGCCGGATCCGGTTTATGGCAAAACCGGTGATGTCGGCAGTTACGATCTTGCTCTCTCTGTTGTCTCGGTCGAGGGTCCGGAGCCTCTGGCCACCTATCACAAGCCTTCTGCATTCCAGTCCGATGCCTTCGCGCTGGCCAGTGTGGAATTCGATACCGCGCGCTACAAATTGACCCCTGAAATTCGGGCCTTTGGTGTTCGGGTCGTCTTCAAAGGCTCCTCCCGCGTCAACCCCATGGATGAGACTTCGCTGTCCCTTTACGTGAAAGATGGCAACACGTTACGCCCTGTACTGGATCGGCTTGTGGTGTATGGCTACAACGGAGAGTGGGATGGAAATTGTTCGGGAGAACGCGCGAGCACCCTGCGCACGATCGAGATTGGAAAGACCAGTTCGCACGGTTATGCCGATCTGATCGTCAAATCGGTGACTACGGGTACTGTTGGCAAAGGCGATCCAGACGCTTGTGATGAGAAAACCACAACCGGTAAACCTGTGCTGACAACCCTTCACTACGACGGAAAATCATACGTTTTGCCTAAAGGTTTCAAAGCCATCGAGTGA
- a CDS encoding hydroxymethylglutaryl-CoA lyase, with translation MISDYSQTLIVQEVSPRDGLQIEPTWVKTEDKIALINQLSQAGFSRIEAGSFVSPKAIPALRDGEQVFKGIQRQPGVIYVALIPNLKGAQRALEAGADELNLVMSASQTHNLANMRMRCEASLAAFGEIVGFASGSGVRLNGSIATTFGCPFEGGIDEDRVLQIVEAYQALGIQGITLADTTGMANPRQVDRLVRRVLQRVSAADLTLHFHNTRGLGLCNVLAAYEAGARRFDAALGGLGGCPFAPGASGNICTEDLVNLCDEVGIHTGIDLPLLLKLSRGLPALLGHEVPGQLAKAGRNCDLHPIPT, from the coding sequence ATGATCAGCGATTACTCGCAGACCCTGATCGTCCAGGAAGTCTCGCCCCGGGACGGCCTGCAAATCGAACCGACCTGGGTCAAGACCGAAGACAAGATCGCCCTGATCAATCAACTGTCACAGGCCGGATTCAGCCGCATCGAGGCCGGCTCGTTCGTCTCGCCGAAAGCGATTCCGGCCCTGCGCGATGGCGAGCAGGTGTTCAAGGGTATCCAGCGTCAGCCCGGGGTGATTTACGTCGCGCTGATTCCCAACCTCAAGGGCGCGCAACGGGCACTGGAGGCCGGCGCCGATGAACTGAACCTGGTGATGTCCGCCAGCCAGACCCACAACCTGGCGAACATGCGCATGCGTTGCGAAGCTTCGCTGGCGGCGTTCGGCGAGATCGTGGGTTTCGCCAGCGGCTCGGGCGTGCGGCTCAACGGCAGCATCGCGACGACCTTCGGTTGCCCGTTCGAAGGCGGGATCGACGAGGACCGCGTGCTGCAAATCGTCGAGGCTTATCAGGCGCTGGGCATTCAGGGCATTACCCTGGCCGACACCACCGGCATGGCCAATCCGCGACAGGTCGATCGACTGGTGCGACGGGTATTGCAGCGGGTTTCGGCAGCGGACCTGACCCTGCATTTCCACAACACCCGAGGTCTGGGACTGTGCAATGTACTGGCGGCTTACGAAGCGGGTGCCCGACGTTTCGACGCGGCGCTGGGCGGGCTCGGCGGATGTCCGTTTGCGCCGGGCGCATCGGGCAACATCTGCACCGAAGACCTGGTGAACCTCTGCGATGAAGTCGGCATTCACACCGGCATCGACCTGCCGTTGCTGCTGAAACTGTCCCGTGGCCTGCCCGCGCTGCTGGGCCACGAAGTGCCGGGGCAACTGGCCAAGGCCGGACGCAATTGCGACCTGCACCCGATCCCCACCTGA
- a CDS encoding MFS transporter: MSLNVMEAGASPSVDHDAEKALVSKVAWRLMPLIMVCYLFAFFDRINISFAKFQLQTDLSLSDTAYGLGAGLFVVGYVLFEVPSNMMLYKVGARRWIARIMMSWGVATALMVFVNSEWQFYVLRFVIGAMEAGFAPGVLYYLTLWFPQHFRGRITSMLFLASAFAGLVGAPFSGLVLEHLDGVLQMRGWHWLFLLGGVPCIGLGFLVLTLLKDRIEDAHWLTPEEKKLLASRIAHHEPHKSGGSLLAALKIPGFLTLGLIYFLIQVASYGLNFWAPQLIRSAGTESPVMIGLLTSIPYICGAISMVVIGRLSDATGERRKFVAGLVIVGAIGFFSAGIFASHTTFLIVALGLLGAGIIASIPSFWTLPPKLLAGAGAGAAGGIAVINTLGQFGGIVSPVMVGRIKDLTGSTTPALYVIGVAALIAAALLLWGLPQKLRTLDKY, encoded by the coding sequence ATGAGCCTCAATGTAATGGAGGCGGGCGCGAGCCCGTCCGTCGATCACGACGCCGAAAAAGCCCTGGTCAGCAAGGTCGCCTGGCGCCTGATGCCGTTGATCATGGTCTGCTACCTGTTCGCCTTCTTCGACCGTATCAACATCAGCTTCGCCAAGTTCCAGTTGCAGACCGACCTGAGCCTGAGCGACACCGCCTACGGTCTCGGCGCCGGGCTGTTCGTGGTCGGTTACGTGCTGTTCGAAGTGCCGAGCAACATGATGCTGTACAAGGTCGGCGCGCGGCGCTGGATCGCCCGGATCATGATGTCCTGGGGTGTGGCGACGGCGCTGATGGTGTTTGTCAACAGCGAATGGCAGTTCTACGTGCTGCGCTTTGTGATCGGTGCAATGGAGGCCGGTTTCGCCCCCGGCGTGCTGTATTACCTGACGCTGTGGTTTCCGCAGCACTTCCGTGGCCGCATCACGTCGATGCTGTTCCTGGCCTCGGCGTTTGCCGGGCTGGTCGGCGCGCCGTTCTCCGGACTGGTGCTGGAACACCTCGACGGCGTGCTGCAAATGCGCGGCTGGCACTGGTTGTTCCTGCTCGGCGGCGTGCCGTGCATCGGTCTGGGCTTTCTGGTGCTGACCTTGCTCAAGGATCGCATCGAGGACGCGCACTGGTTGACCCCGGAAGAGAAAAAACTGTTGGCCAGCCGCATCGCCCATCACGAACCGCACAAGAGCGGCGGTTCGTTGCTGGCGGCGCTGAAGATTCCGGGTTTCCTGACACTGGGGCTGATCTACTTCCTGATCCAGGTCGCGTCCTACGGCCTGAATTTCTGGGCCCCGCAACTGATCCGCAGTGCCGGCACCGAGAGCCCGGTGATGATCGGCCTGCTGACCTCGATTCCGTACATCTGCGGCGCGATCAGCATGGTGGTGATCGGTCGACTGTCCGATGCCACGGGGGAGCGGCGCAAGTTTGTCGCGGGGCTGGTGATCGTCGGGGCCATCGGCTTCTTCAGTGCGGGGATTTTTGCCAGTCACACTACGTTTTTGATCGTCGCCCTTGGATTGCTGGGCGCCGGGATCATCGCGTCGATTCCGAGCTTCTGGACTCTGCCACCGAAGTTGTTGGCCGGCGCTGGAGCCGGTGCGGCGGGCGGGATTGCGGTGATCAATACACTGGGGCAGTTCGGCGGCATCGTCAGCCCGGTGATGGTCGGCCGGATCAAGGACCTGACCGGCAGCACCACGCCGGCGCTGTATGTCATCGGCGTGGCGGCGCTGATCGCGGCGGCGTTGCTGCTGTGGGGTCTGCCGCAGAAATTGCGCACGCTGGACAAGTACTGA
- a CDS encoding sensor domain-containing protein — protein sequence MESRNSAPLASYIDLLLDAVCAVDRQGRFVFVSAACERILGYTPDELIGQSMIDYVYPADRERTLAAANDIMGGEPKHNFENRYVRKDGSVVHILWSARWSEVDQLRIAVARDITERKLAESRQAALYAVSEAAHAAEDLLALFKRIHLIIGEWLPALNFSVALYDEHCAQLNFPYHVDDDELQPEQPGTVTGRLCAEVIRSGQPILLTPDCPHAPPEFAALVAGQQSPCWLGVPLSSKDRTIGALIVKSLPGGERYTERDKELLQYVCAQVATAIERQQLHARLRRMAQYDQLTQLPNRELLRDRLKAALNHAREQAGHMALLYVDLDRFKQVNDTFGHGVGDMLLQTVANRLKGCVRETDTVARIGGDEFVVLLHSVHAADDADSVAEKIRQVLVQPMRLDGHNLHIEPSIGVARYPEHGDEEQQLFRHADQAMYAAKRQNHQRLDS from the coding sequence ATGGAAAGCCGAAACTCCGCGCCGCTGGCGAGTTACATCGATCTGTTGCTGGACGCCGTTTGCGCGGTCGACAGGCAAGGTCGTTTCGTTTTTGTCAGCGCGGCCTGCGAGCGGATTCTCGGCTACACGCCTGACGAACTGATCGGCCAGTCGATGATCGACTACGTCTACCCGGCCGACCGTGAGCGCACCCTGGCTGCCGCGAACGACATCATGGGCGGCGAACCCAAGCACAATTTTGAAAACCGTTATGTGCGCAAGGACGGCAGCGTCGTGCACATCCTGTGGTCGGCGCGCTGGTCGGAAGTCGATCAACTGCGCATCGCCGTGGCCCGGGACATCACCGAACGCAAACTCGCCGAATCCCGTCAGGCGGCGCTGTACGCGGTCTCCGAAGCGGCCCATGCGGCGGAGGATCTGCTGGCGCTGTTCAAGCGCATCCACCTGATCATCGGCGAGTGGCTGCCGGCGCTGAATTTCTCCGTGGCGCTGTACGACGAACACTGCGCGCAACTGAATTTTCCCTACCACGTCGACGATGACGAGTTGCAACCGGAGCAACCCGGCACCGTCACCGGGCGTCTGTGTGCGGAAGTGATCCGCAGCGGTCAGCCGATCCTGCTGACCCCGGATTGCCCCCACGCGCCGCCGGAATTCGCCGCGCTGGTGGCGGGTCAGCAATCGCCGTGCTGGCTCGGTGTGCCGCTGAGCTCGAAAGACCGCACCATCGGCGCGCTGATCGTCAAAAGCCTGCCCGGCGGCGAGCGCTACACCGAACGCGACAAGGAACTGCTGCAATACGTCTGCGCCCAGGTCGCCACGGCCATCGAACGCCAGCAACTGCACGCCCGCCTGCGGCGCATGGCGCAATATGACCAACTGACCCAGTTGCCCAACCGCGAACTGCTGCGCGACCGGCTCAAGGCTGCGCTGAACCATGCGCGGGAACAGGCCGGGCACATGGCGCTGCTGTACGTCGATCTGGATCGCTTCAAACAGGTCAACGACACCTTTGGCCATGGGGTCGGTGACATGCTGTTGCAGACGGTGGCCAACCGGCTCAAGGGCTGCGTGCGCGAAACCGACACCGTGGCGCGGATCGGTGGCGACGAGTTTGTGGTGCTGCTGCACAGCGTCCACGCCGCCGACGATGCCGACAGCGTGGCGGAAAAAATCCGACAGGTACTGGTGCAACCCATGCGCCTGGACGGGCACAACCTGCACATCGAACCGAGCATCGGTGTGGCCCGATATCCCGAGCATGGCGACGAAGAACAGCAACTGTTCCGCCACGCCGACCAGGCCATGTACGCCGCCAAACGTCAGAATCATCAGCGGCTGGACAGCTGA
- a CDS encoding LysR family transcriptional regulator, translated as MNDLRRIDLNLLVILDALLSEQHVTRAAERLHLSQPAVSHALARLRDLLGDPLLVRAGSSLVPTARALELAAPLAETLAQVQSLLAPNTFDPASARRTFRLAMSDYGAAIILPGLIRTLRTEAPGIDLQISHASREGMVEGLLNGDIDLAAGVLPELPGELRSTPLFEERYVCLLDRHSLPADGQLDLPTYLSRPHVLLEMRGSGTPEIERTLTALRERRRVAISLPHWSVAPRFISGTDLILTVASRALNEVDDESLIIVPPPFEIAPFTFVSAWHKRRGGDQALNWLNRRIEQGIVRG; from the coding sequence ATGAATGATCTGCGTCGCATCGACCTCAACCTGTTGGTGATTCTCGACGCCTTGCTAAGCGAGCAACACGTGACCCGCGCCGCCGAGCGCCTGCACCTGAGTCAACCGGCGGTCAGCCACGCGTTGGCGCGCTTGCGCGACTTGCTCGGCGATCCGTTGCTGGTGAGGGCCGGCTCAAGCCTGGTGCCCACTGCGCGGGCGCTGGAGCTGGCGGCTCCGCTGGCGGAAACTCTGGCTCAGGTGCAATCACTGCTGGCGCCGAACACCTTTGATCCGGCCAGCGCCCGTCGGACCTTTCGCCTCGCGATGTCCGATTACGGCGCGGCAATCATCCTGCCCGGGCTGATTCGCACCTTGCGCACGGAAGCGCCGGGTATCGACTTGCAAATCAGCCATGCCAGCCGCGAAGGCATGGTCGAAGGCCTGCTCAATGGCGACATCGACCTCGCCGCCGGCGTACTCCCCGAATTGCCCGGTGAACTGCGCAGCACGCCGCTGTTCGAAGAGCGCTACGTGTGTTTGCTCGATCGCCACAGCCTGCCGGCTGACGGCCAACTCGACCTGCCGACCTACTTGTCACGCCCGCACGTGCTGCTGGAAATGCGCGGCAGCGGTACCCCGGAAATCGAACGCACCCTGACCGCCCTGCGCGAACGCCGCCGCGTCGCCATCAGCCTGCCGCACTGGAGCGTTGCGCCACGCTTCATCAGCGGCACGGATCTGATTTTGACCGTGGCCTCGCGGGCGTTGAATGAGGTGGATGACGAATCGCTGATCATCGTGCCGCCACCGTTTGAAATTGCACCGTTCACGTTTGTATCGGCGTGGCACAAGCGGCGGGGCGGGGATCAGGCGTTGAACTGGTTGAATCGGCGGATTGAGCAGGGGATAGTGCGCGGCTGA
- the fos gene encoding fosfomycin resistance glutathione transferase, producing the protein MLTGLNHLTLAVTDLDRSLGFYRDLLKLRVEATWDAGAYLSLPGLWLCLSLDPKRHPEPAADYTHYAFSLGAADFPLFVQQLRAANVQEWRDNRSEGASFYFLDPDGHKLEAHVGDLASRLAACRQKPYAGMGFFNEP; encoded by the coding sequence ATGCTCACCGGCCTCAACCACCTGACCCTCGCCGTCACTGACCTGGACCGCAGCCTCGGGTTCTACCGTGACTTGCTGAAGCTGCGGGTCGAGGCCACCTGGGACGCCGGTGCCTACCTGTCGCTCCCGGGCCTGTGGTTGTGCCTGTCCCTCGATCCGAAGCGCCATCCCGAGCCCGCCGCCGACTACACCCACTACGCCTTCAGCCTCGGCGCGGCGGATTTCCCGCTGTTCGTGCAACAGCTTCGGGCCGCCAACGTGCAGGAGTGGCGCGACAACCGCAGCGAAGGCGCGTCGTTCTACTTCCTCGATCCGGACGGGCATAAGCTCGAAGCCCACGTCGGCGATCTGGCCTCGCGACTGGCCGCGTGTCGGCAAAAGCCCTACGCGGGCATGGGTTTTTTCAACGAGCCGTAA
- a CDS encoding DUF4142 domain-containing protein, translating into MSRMATQVRRISFVSLLGLFASSAFAQSPADFINEASAKGMADIEASRLAHSKAESKEVKDYTIVVINDRTTANQHLAKIAKKLDLPVAPREEVADKAKALMPQVKEGASFDQAYAASQVKATEEAIQQIQQEAQTTDVPEIKAFADETLPKLQSHLEMARALQASR; encoded by the coding sequence ATGAGCCGGATGGCCACCCAAGTACGTCGCATCAGTTTTGTCAGCCTGCTGGGGTTGTTCGCCAGCAGCGCGTTTGCCCAGTCGCCCGCCGACTTCATCAACGAAGCCTCGGCCAAAGGCATGGCCGACATTGAGGCCAGTCGTCTGGCGCACAGCAAGGCCGAGTCCAAAGAGGTCAAGGATTACACCATCGTCGTCATCAACGACCGCACCACGGCCAACCAGCATCTGGCGAAAATCGCCAAGAAACTGGACCTGCCGGTGGCACCCCGCGAAGAAGTCGCCGACAAGGCCAAGGCGCTGATGCCGCAAGTCAAAGAAGGCGCGAGCTTCGATCAGGCCTACGCCGCCAGCCAGGTCAAAGCCACGGAAGAGGCCATTCAGCAGATCCAGCAGGAGGCTCAGACCACCGACGTGCCGGAGATCAAGGCGTTTGCCGACGAGACCTTGCCGAAATTGCAGAGTCATCTGGAAATGGCTCGGGCACTTCAGGCCAGCCGTTAA
- a CDS encoding KGG domain-containing protein, with amino-acid sequence MPNSRNSNSGNFANDRTKASEAGRKGGKTTTTTVDKEPKTDMGRKPAQKSK; translated from the coding sequence ATGCCTAACTCAAGAAACTCGAACTCGGGAAACTTCGCCAACGATCGAACGAAGGCGTCTGAAGCCGGTCGCAAAGGTGGGAAAACCACCACCACGACTGTCGACAAAGAGCCAAAAACCGACATGGGCCGCAAGCCTGCTCAGAAATCGAAGTAG
- a CDS encoding CaiB/BaiF CoA transferase family protein, which produces MTAPLSAIKVIEIGTLIAAPFAARMLAEFGAEVIKIEAMGQGDPLRKWRKLHEGTSLWWYLQSRNKKSLALNLKSVEGIELVKQLARDADVIIENLRPGALEKLGLGWDVLHALNPDLTLVRISGYGQTGPYRDRPGFGAIGEAMGGIRYTTGTPGSPPARVGVSLGDSLASLHAVIGALMSLLRVKTGQGGGQIVDVSLAESVFNVMESLVPEYDMLGHVRERSGGALPGIAPSNTYLTADGAYVVIAGNSDPIYKRLMQVIGRNDLADAEEFAHNDGRAAKSGLLDAAITHWTSSLPINDVLAALEAAEVPAGRIYSVADIVADPHYQARDMLLDAELPGGATVKMPGIVPKLSETPGGVNWSGPGLGQHTDGILAGLGLTASDIERLKSQGVVQ; this is translated from the coding sequence ATGACTGCCCCCTTGAGTGCGATCAAAGTGATCGAAATCGGCACCCTGATCGCCGCGCCGTTTGCTGCGCGGATGCTCGCCGAATTCGGCGCCGAAGTGATCAAGATCGAAGCCATGGGTCAGGGTGACCCGCTGCGCAAATGGCGCAAGCTGCACGAAGGGACGTCGCTGTGGTGGTACCTGCAATCGCGCAACAAGAAATCCCTGGCGCTCAATCTGAAATCCGTCGAAGGCATCGAGCTGGTCAAGCAACTGGCGCGTGATGCCGACGTGATCATCGAAAACCTGCGCCCCGGCGCCCTGGAAAAACTCGGCCTGGGCTGGGACGTGCTGCACGCGCTGAATCCCGACCTGACCCTGGTGCGCATTTCCGGCTACGGCCAGACCGGCCCCTACCGCGACCGTCCCGGTTTCGGCGCGATCGGCGAGGCCATGGGCGGCATTCGCTACACCACCGGCACCCCCGGTTCGCCACCAGCGCGGGTCGGTGTCAGCCTCGGCGATTCGCTGGCTTCGCTGCACGCGGTGATCGGCGCGCTGATGTCGCTGCTGCGGGTCAAGACCGGGCAGGGCGGCGGGCAGATTGTCGATGTGTCGCTGGCTGAAAGCGTATTCAACGTCATGGAAAGCCTGGTGCCGGAATACGACATGCTCGGCCATGTCCGCGAACGCAGCGGCGGCGCGTTGCCGGGCATCGCACCCTCCAACACCTACCTCACGGCCGATGGCGCCTACGTGGTGATCGCCGGCAACAGCGACCCGATCTACAAGCGCCTGATGCAGGTGATCGGTCGAAATGATCTGGCCGACGCCGAAGAATTCGCCCACAACGACGGTCGCGCCGCGAAGAGCGGCCTGCTCGACGCCGCCATCACCCACTGGACCAGCAGCCTGCCGATCAATGACGTGCTGGCGGCGCTGGAAGCCGCCGAAGTGCCGGCCGGTCGCATCTACTCGGTGGCCGACATCGTTGCCGATCCGCACTATCAGGCCCGGGACATGTTGCTCGACGCCGAACTGCCCGGCGGGGCGACCGTGAAGATGCCGGGCATCGTGCCCAAACTCTCGGAAACCCCCGGCGGAGTGAACTGGTCGGGGCCCGGCCTCGGTCAGCACACCGACGGCATCCTCGCCGGTCTCGGCCTGACCGCCTCGGACATCGAACGCCTGAAAAGCCAGGGGGTGGTGCAATGA
- a CDS encoding low affinity iron permease family protein, with amino-acid sequence MKFAKISQTLALWAGSPKTFMGALILIGLWGLSGPIFDYNDTWQLIINTSTTIITFLMVFLIQNTQNRDTDIIHLKLDELLRVNKEAQNAMLGLESLDLKQLEALRRHYRAMGENEVFDLEGLGDKSKPKQDLNDC; translated from the coding sequence ATGAAATTCGCAAAGATTTCGCAAACGCTGGCGCTCTGGGCCGGCAGTCCCAAGACGTTCATGGGGGCTTTGATTCTGATCGGGCTCTGGGGGTTGAGCGGGCCGATTTTCGATTACAACGACACTTGGCAACTGATCATCAACACCTCGACCACGATCATCACGTTCCTGATGGTTTTCCTGATCCAGAACACTCAGAACCGCGACACCGACATCATTCATTTGAAACTCGATGAACTGCTGCGGGTGAACAAGGAGGCGCAGAACGCGATGCTCGGGCTGGAGTCGCTGGATCTCAAGCAACTGGAAGCGTTGCGCCGGCATTACCGGGCGATGGGTGAGAACGAGGTGTTTGACCTGGAAGGTCTGGGGGACAAGAGCAAGCCGAAACAGGATCTGAACGACTGTTGA
- a CDS encoding LysE family translocator, with the protein MTPSLLMAVLASGFIYGITPGPGVLAVFGIGAARGRRAGAGFLCGHLLGDVIWCGTALIAIVGAREIGSTAFDVLGVLSGLYLFWLGWRAVRAKRSNGEQPQGAARQPFWHGILFGLTNPKAYPVAVATFTALLSSRAELLNWSMLPMLIALSFLGGLLAYAILIGIVGARQVRTLYQRHELAITRLCGIMFIGFAINALVHALPGLMPNKA; encoded by the coding sequence ATGACTCCATCGTTGCTAATGGCCGTGCTGGCTTCGGGTTTCATTTACGGCATCACGCCGGGGCCGGGTGTGCTGGCGGTGTTCGGCATCGGCGCCGCGCGCGGGCGGCGGGCCGGGGCGGGGTTTCTGTGCGGGCATCTGCTGGGCGATGTGATCTGGTGCGGCACCGCGCTGATCGCGATTGTCGGCGCCCGGGAAATCGGCAGCACCGCGTTCGATGTGCTTGGCGTACTCAGCGGACTGTACCTGTTCTGGCTCGGCTGGCGTGCAGTGCGGGCCAAACGCAGTAACGGCGAGCAGCCCCAAGGCGCGGCGCGTCAACCGTTCTGGCACGGCATCCTGTTCGGCCTGACCAACCCCAAGGCTTACCCGGTCGCAGTGGCGACTTTCACCGCGCTGCTGTCGAGCCGTGCCGAACTGCTCAACTGGTCGATGCTGCCGATGCTGATCGCCTTGAGTTTCCTCGGCGGATTGCTCGCCTACGCTATCCTCATTGGCATCGTCGGGGCGCGGCAGGTGCGTACGCTGTACCAGCGCCATGAACTGGCGATCACCCGGTTGTGCGGGATCATGTTCATCGGTTTTGCCATCAACGCGCTGGTGCATGCGCTGCCGGGGTTGATGCCGAACAAGGCTTGA
- a CDS encoding DMT family transporter — translation MGTMQWVGLLLLAFFAGAVVPFQSAININLARGLGHPLWATFTSLVVSVLVLLPVIVALRLPLPSLALISKVPLWMWTGGAFGVCFVALAVVLLPKLGASGFLALALAGQMITSIVLDHFGLFGLVEKHLTLPRLFGAVLLMAGVVLIQFGDSAARSMAPAG, via the coding sequence ATGGGAACGATGCAGTGGGTCGGATTGCTGTTGTTGGCGTTTTTTGCCGGGGCGGTGGTGCCGTTTCAGAGTGCGATCAACATCAATCTGGCGCGGGGGTTGGGGCATCCGCTGTGGGCGACATTCACCTCACTGGTGGTGAGCGTGCTGGTGTTGCTGCCGGTGATTGTCGCTCTGCGCTTGCCGTTGCCGTCACTGGCGCTCATCAGCAAGGTGCCGTTGTGGATGTGGACCGGCGGCGCGTTCGGGGTGTGCTTCGTCGCATTGGCGGTGGTGTTGCTGCCGAAGTTGGGGGCTTCGGGGTTTCTGGCACTGGCTTTGGCCGGGCAAATGATCACGTCAATTGTGCTGGATCACTTTGGCCTGTTCGGACTGGTGGAGAAACATCTGACATTGCCGCGCCTGTTCGGCGCGGTGTTGTTGATGGCGGGGGTGGTGCTGATTCAGTTTGGTGACTCGGCTGCCAGGTCCATGGCACCGGCGGGCTGA